A genomic region of Pararge aegeria chromosome 11, ilParAegt1.1, whole genome shotgun sequence contains the following coding sequences:
- the LOC120627653 gene encoding poly(ADP-ribose) glycohydrolase-like codes for MSVKAEQEFSTAMFGSQTVWLCPDFPAVEAADNHAVLYEIPGNGATWPYKPTVGDDKWDSDHVKMPCSDHNLYNIGDEAANVGKKWDLIVEALSKPMRNSQGILEAVLTYQPGFKGIWTFTALHTFFNEYWDVSESKKFFEETLPEVRKLALALPELIQSPIPMLKREQNKSVSFTQLQLASLLANAFFCTFPERNNKTRKSEYKTYPPANFNLLYDGGGSKVMEKLKCICHYFTRVCKEQPKGVVTFSRRHIPVVECPDWSNSSLSISKVPFFVDAETFIEDAQGCIQVDFASKYIGVGVLHRGAVQEEIRFVSNPELIVSMLFTEVMGPTETVMIKGSERFSTHSGYDMTFKWAGDYRDETPRDPSNRRRCAILVMDARWFPQPYEQYSKRMFDRELNKAYVGFSFYSSKEGINYPGVATGNWGCGASGGHARLKSLLQLMACVEASRPMCYYTFGDNELKGDILKVYSSLLDHNVTVGDLYKYLLEFCESEALIADFYGYLEEIMSKR; via the exons ATGTCTGTAAAAGCTGAACAAGAGTTCTCAACCGCCATGTTCGGATCGCAAACCGTTTGGCTTTGCCCGGACTTTCCTGCTGTGGAGGCAGCTGACAACCACGCGGTTCTTTACGAGATACCTGGTAATGGAGCTACATGGCCTTACAAACCAACTGTTGGGGACGACAAATGGGACTCGGATCATGTCAAAATGCCGTGTTCGGATCACAACTTGTATAATATAGGT GATGAAGCGGCCAATGTTGGTAAGAAATGGGATTTGATAGTAGAAGCACTTTCGAAGCCAATGCGAAATAGTCAGGGTATTTTGGAAGCCGTACTGACTTACCAGCCTGGTTTCAAAGGCATTTGGACTTTTACAGCGCTGCATACATTTTTCAATGAG TATTGGGACGTGTCGGAAAGTAAGAAGTTCTTCGAGGAAACTCTACCAGAGGTCAGAAAGCTGGCTTTGGCTTTACCAGAGTTAATACAATCGCCGATACCTATGTTGAA GAGAGAACAAAACAAATCTGTCTCTTTTACGCAACTGCAGCTCGCTAGTTTGTTAGCGAACGCATTCTTCTGCACTTTCCCGGAAAGAAACAACAAAACAAGGAAATCCGAATACAAGACGTATCCACCggccaattttaattt GTTATACGATGGTGGTGGATCAAAAGTAATGGAAAAGTTAAAATGCATTTGCCATTACTTCACCAGAGTATGTAAAG AACAACCGAAGGGCGTCGTCACGTTTTCTCGCCGTCACATACCAGTAGTGGAATGTCCCGATTGGTCGAACAGTTCATTGTCGATATCAAAAGTACCGTTTTTTGTCGACGCTGAAACTTTCATTGAAGATGCTCAGGGATGTATACAAGTGGATTTTGCTAGCAA GTACATCGGTGTTGGGGTGTTACACCGAGGTGCTGTGCAGGAGGAGATCAGATTTGTCTCTAATCCCGAATTGATCGTTTCTATGCTGTTCACTGAAGTCATGGGACCCACCGAAACTGTCATGATCAAAG GAAGTGAACGCTTCAGTACGCACTCCGGTTACGATATGACCTTCAAATGGGCTGGAGACTATCGGGATGAAACTCCACGTGATCCCTCGAATAGACGGCGTTGTGCTATCCTAGTTATGGATGCACGTTGGTTTCCACAACCATATGAGCAGTACTCAAAGCGAATGTTCGACAGGGAACTGAATAAG gCATATGTGGGATTTTCATTCTATAGTAGTAAAGAAGGCATAAATTACCCCGGGGTAGCGACGGGCAATTGGGGTTGCGGAGCGTCCGGGGGTCACGCTCGACTTAAATCCTTATTGCAACTAATGGCCTGTGTCGAAGCCTCCAGACCTATGTGCTACTACACCTTTGGAGACAATGAGTTGAAGGGAGATATTCTGAAAGTTTATAGCTCATTGTTGGATCATAATGTTACTGTAG GGGACCTGTACAAATATCTTCTAGAGTTTTGTGAATCGGAAGCTTTGATAGCTGATTTTTACGGATATTTGGAGGAAATTATGTCAAAAAGATGA